The following proteins come from a genomic window of Banduia mediterranea:
- the ptsP gene encoding phosphoenolpyruvate--protein phosphotransferase, translated as MSLWYSGLGVSRGIAIGRVQKLSGGDLDIPEYSLAANEIEHEITRFYGAQRRAAEQLREVRAQIPANTPQDIAAFIDTHLLMIDDRSITESTVTHIRNGGVNAEAALRRTGDALAAVFEQMDDPYLRTRRDDVEHVVARIMRVLLKNDRHVSAHADRDGVPAVIVADDITPADIILLAQQSTAAFVTEYGGPLSHTAILARSLGIPAVVGVNNARRWLREGEHIIVDGQAGHLVAAPDERALRFYRRRQERDERYRRMLIRHKDDPAISRDGVKVRLLANIELSEDSKEAKRVGAEGVGLYRTEFLFMNRKTLPDENEQFEAYSSVVSAVNGPITIRTLDLGADKQVDSANRPGPKPSNPALGLRAIRLCLKDLDLFRTQIRALLRASALGQVQIMLPMISSTAEFRQARRLIEDERVQLHREGVAMGARVPVGAMIEVPAAALAAPMLARHAQFFSIGTNDLIQYTLAIDRGDDEINYLYDPLHPAVLRLIRMTIEAGDQAGIPVAMCGEMAGDPQYARLLLGLGLTEFSMHPSSVLEVKRIILDADIAALRLAVDHALNTTDIHELQDRLHQIGIG; from the coding sequence ATGAGCCTTTGGTACTCCGGTCTCGGCGTTTCCCGCGGCATCGCCATCGGCCGCGTGCAGAAGCTGTCCGGCGGCGATCTGGATATTCCGGAATATTCACTGGCCGCCAACGAGATCGAACACGAGATCACGCGCTTCTACGGCGCGCAGCGCCGTGCGGCCGAACAGCTGCGCGAGGTCCGCGCGCAAATTCCCGCGAACACGCCACAGGACATCGCGGCGTTCATCGATACCCATCTGCTGATGATCGATGACCGCTCCATCACCGAGTCCACCGTCACCCATATTCGCAATGGCGGCGTCAACGCCGAGGCCGCGCTGCGCCGCACCGGCGACGCGCTGGCAGCGGTGTTCGAACAGATGGACGATCCCTATCTGCGCACGCGACGGGACGATGTCGAGCATGTCGTTGCGCGAATCATGCGCGTACTGCTGAAGAACGACCGCCATGTTTCCGCGCACGCCGACCGCGACGGCGTACCGGCGGTCATCGTCGCCGACGACATCACCCCCGCCGACATCATCCTGCTCGCACAGCAATCCACTGCCGCGTTCGTGACCGAATACGGCGGCCCGTTATCGCACACGGCGATTCTCGCACGCAGTCTGGGCATTCCCGCGGTGGTGGGCGTCAACAACGCCCGGCGCTGGCTGCGGGAAGGCGAGCACATCATCGTCGACGGCCAGGCCGGGCATCTGGTGGCCGCGCCGGACGAACGCGCGCTGAGGTTCTATCGCCGCCGTCAGGAGCGCGACGAGCGCTATCGGCGCATGCTGATCCGGCACAAGGACGATCCCGCGATCTCACGCGACGGCGTCAAAGTGCGGCTGTTGGCGAATATCGAGCTGAGCGAGGACAGCAAGGAAGCCAAGCGTGTCGGGGCCGAAGGCGTCGGTCTGTACCGCACCGAATTTCTGTTCATGAATCGCAAGACGCTGCCCGACGAGAACGAGCAGTTCGAAGCGTACTCCAGCGTCGTCTCCGCCGTGAACGGTCCGATCACGATCCGGACACTCGACCTCGGCGCCGACAAACAGGTCGATTCCGCAAACCGTCCCGGTCCGAAGCCCAGCAATCCCGCCCTGGGTTTGCGTGCGATCCGCCTGTGCCTGAAGGATCTGGATCTGTTTCGCACCCAGATTCGCGCCCTGCTGCGCGCCTCCGCGCTCGGCCAGGTCCAGATCATGCTTCCGATGATCTCCAGTACCGCGGAGTTCAGACAGGCGCGGCGCCTGATCGAGGATGAACGGGTTCAGCTGCACCGTGAAGGCGTGGCGATGGGCGCCCGGGTGCCGGTCGGTGCGATGATCGAGGTTCCGGCCGCAGCCCTCGCCGCTCCGATGCTGGCGCGACACGCGCAGTTCTTCTCGATCGGCACCAACGACCTGATCCAGTACACACTGGCGATCGATCGCGGCGACGATGAGATCAATTACCTGTACGACCCCTTGCATCCCGCCGTGCTGCGATTGATCCGGATGACGATCGAAGCCGGTGACCAGGCCGGCATTCCCGTTGCGATGTGTGGCGAAATGGCTGGCGACCCGCAGTACGCGCGGCTGCTACTGGGGCTCGGTCTGACCGAATTCTCGATGCATCCCTCCAGCGTGCTGGAGGTCAAGCGCATCATTCTGGACGCCGACATCGCGGCACTGCGTCTAGCCGTGGATCACGCGCTGAACACCACGGATATTCATGAGCTGCAGGATCGGCTGCACCAGATCGGAATCGGCTGA
- a CDS encoding HPr family phosphocarrier protein, with translation MKTVERTVEIVNRLGLHARAAAKLVTTASGFEADVRVRKDGREVSGKSIMGVMMLAAARGSRITLVADGEDAGAAVEALVALVADRFGERA, from the coding sequence ATGAAAACCGTCGAGCGCACCGTCGAAATCGTCAACCGCCTGGGTCTGCATGCGCGTGCCGCCGCGAAGCTGGTCACCACCGCCTCCGGCTTCGAAGCCGACGTTCGCGTGCGCAAGGACGGCCGCGAAGTCAGTGGCAAGAGCATCATGGGCGTGATGATGCTGGCCGCCGCACGTGGTAGCCGGATCACCCTGGTCGCGGACGGCGAAGACGCCGGCGCCGCCGTCGAGGCACTCGTGGCATTGGTGGCGGACCGATTTGGAGAACGGGCGTGA
- a CDS encoding PTS sugar transporter subunit IIA yields the protein MQAAAPVGLLLVTHGKLGHFLLETLADMLGPLPLPCDVLEVRRIQDPNMLQRQGRRMIDRLDRGSGVLLLTDAYGSTPSNIANQFNTDERTTVVAGVNLPMMVRIFNYPQLELAEMARNAVEGGQRGIVICSRPSS from the coding sequence ATGCAGGCGGCCGCACCGGTCGGCCTGCTGCTGGTCACGCATGGCAAGCTCGGTCACTTCCTGCTGGAAACCCTGGCGGACATGCTCGGCCCACTGCCCTTGCCCTGTGATGTACTCGAAGTACGGCGCATCCAGGATCCGAACATGCTGCAACGTCAGGGCCGGCGCATGATCGACCGGCTCGATCGCGGCAGCGGGGTTCTGTTACTGACCGATGCCTACGGATCCACCCCCAGCAACATCGCCAACCAGTTCAACACCGACGAGCGCACCACCGTCGTCGCGGGCGTCAACCTGCCGATGATGGTGCGCATCTTCAACTATCCGCAGTTGGAACTCGCCGAGATGGCCCGAAATGCCGTCGAAGGCGGACAACGCGGCATTGTGATCTGTTCCCGCCCCTCCTCCTGA
- the rapZ gene encoding RNase adapter RapZ: MELVIVSGLSGAGKSVALRQYEDMGHFCIDNLPLALVAHLSQHTAVTLRDRYERLAIGIDARESPEEIAQFPVYLDQLRGIDIEAQVIFLTASDESLRRRYNETRRRHPLSGADTPLNEAIRLERRLLSPIANLAHLTLDTTDMNVHQLRETIQLRSPGVPGRMVLTFESFGFKNGVPDGLDFVFDVRCLPNPHWEPGLRALSGRDQPVADYLAAQDEVQRMLGDIQGFLESWLPSFDAQDRSYLTVGIGCTGGQHRSVFIVERLAQLMRDRFDPIIVRHRETHR; encoded by the coding sequence ATGGAACTGGTCATCGTCAGCGGACTGTCCGGCGCCGGCAAGAGCGTCGCGCTGCGCCAGTACGAGGACATGGGGCACTTCTGCATCGACAATCTGCCCCTGGCGCTGGTGGCGCATCTTTCGCAGCACACCGCGGTAACGCTGCGCGACCGCTACGAGCGCCTGGCGATCGGTATCGACGCACGTGAAAGTCCCGAGGAAATCGCACAGTTTCCGGTCTATCTGGACCAGCTGCGCGGAATCGACATCGAAGCCCAGGTGATCTTTCTGACGGCGTCGGACGAAAGTCTGAGACGACGCTACAACGAAACCCGGCGGCGGCATCCGCTGTCTGGCGCCGATACACCGCTCAACGAAGCGATCCGACTGGAACGCCGCCTGCTCAGCCCGATCGCCAACCTTGCCCATCTCACGCTCGACACCACGGACATGAACGTGCACCAGTTGCGCGAAACGATCCAGTTGCGCAGCCCCGGCGTACCGGGCCGGATGGTCTTGACCTTCGAATCCTTCGGCTTCAAGAACGGCGTGCCCGACGGCCTCGATTTCGTGTTCGACGTGCGCTGCCTGCCGAACCCGCACTGGGAGCCTGGCCTGCGCGCACTGAGCGGCCGTGACCAACCGGTGGCCGACTATCTGGCGGCGCAGGATGAGGTCCAACGCATGCTCGGCGACATTCAGGGCTTCCTCGAATCCTGGCTGCCCTCATTCGACGCACAGGACCGCTCCTACCTCACCGTGGGCATCGGCTGCACCGGGGGGCAGCATCGCTCCGTATTCATTGTGGAGCGCCTCGCGCAGCTCATGCGCGACCGCTTCGATCCGATCATCGTGCGCCATCGCGAGACACACCGGTGA
- a CDS encoding PTS sugar transporter subunit IIA, giving the protein MKLKEVLAADRIASGVTVTSKKRALEELSKLLSQGTPALDESDILSALSGREKLGSTGLGHGVAIPHGRMAGIEQAVGAFVRLKHPVDYSAHDGQAVDLMFGLLVPQAATEQHLKILAAIAESFSDEAFCASLRETGDAGALLELFGQ; this is encoded by the coding sequence ATGAAACTCAAAGAAGTACTGGCTGCGGACCGGATCGCCAGCGGCGTCACGGTGACCAGCAAGAAGCGCGCACTGGAGGAACTGTCCAAGCTGTTGTCGCAGGGAACCCCCGCGCTGGATGAGAGCGATATTCTCTCCGCGCTGAGCGGACGCGAGAAACTGGGCAGCACCGGCCTCGGCCACGGCGTGGCGATTCCGCACGGGCGCATGGCCGGCATCGAGCAGGCGGTCGGGGCCTTCGTCCGGCTCAAGCATCCGGTGGACTACAGCGCGCACGACGGACAGGCGGTCGACCTGATGTTCGGCCTGCTGGTGCCGCAGGCCGCCACCGAGCAGCATCTCAAGATACTTGCGGCGATCGCCGAATCCTTCTCCGACGAGGCGTTCTGCGCCAGCCTGCGCGAAACCGGCGACGCAGGCGCCCTGCTCGAACTGTTCGGGCAATAG
- the hpf gene encoding ribosome hibernation-promoting factor, HPF/YfiA family, whose product MNLNISGHHLDLTDPLRDYVQLKMQRVERHFDKMLDAHVVLTVEKQRHKAEATVHACGGNLHAEAVEGDMYAAIDQLIDRLDRQTRKFKELSRDHHAKEAQKHVFEQ is encoded by the coding sequence ATGAACTTGAACATCTCCGGACACCACCTCGATCTGACCGATCCGCTGCGCGACTATGTCCAGCTGAAAATGCAGCGCGTCGAACGACATTTCGACAAGATGCTCGACGCCCACGTCGTGCTGACTGTCGAAAAACAGCGACACAAGGCCGAAGCGACGGTGCACGCATGCGGCGGCAATCTGCACGCCGAAGCGGTGGAAGGCGACATGTACGCGGCGATCGATCAATTGATCGACCGTCTCGACCGTCAGACCCGCAAGTTCAAGGAGCTGTCCCGGGATCATCACGCCAAGGAAGCGCAGAAGCACGTTTTCGAGCAGTAA
- a CDS encoding RNA polymerase factor sigma-54: MRGKKSLVRQNLSLRMGQTLAMTPALQQAIRLLQLSTLDLQTEIQQALDSNLMLERIEEEGAAPIDEVALRDENAAEKPTSDETPVSGELDLEIWSDSYDGAPHRDAEAEAELYEYRQASLHANGTLRDHLLWQAGLCSFNERDAEIAAHLVDAVNEDGYLDDWEGVSTRLLEMPGIDTDDIDRVLALVQDFDPPGVAARDLSECLRLQLQQHDCDDVICSAALRIVDKHMAELARQDENLLCRVTGLDRERLQQAVAVIQSLQPHPGRPYAGTEPEYIVPDVFVVKKSGRWQVSLNPEIAPRVRINRHYMGLIRRADNSSDQQTLKQHLQEARYFLNSLKSRNETLLRVATRIIEEQRAFLDYGDEAMRPLVLRDVAENLGIHESTVSRATANKYMLTPRGLYELKYFFSSHVRTTQGGTCSATAIQAMIKRLVGQETPDKPLSDATLSTLLLKDGIQVARRTVAKYREALGIPAAHERRRMA, encoded by the coding sequence ATGCGCGGCAAGAAATCACTCGTGAGACAGAACCTTTCGCTCCGAATGGGTCAGACCCTGGCGATGACGCCTGCGCTGCAGCAGGCCATTCGCCTGTTGCAGCTGTCGACGCTCGACCTGCAGACCGAAATCCAGCAGGCGCTGGACTCCAATCTGATGCTCGAACGCATCGAGGAAGAAGGCGCCGCACCGATCGACGAGGTCGCGCTGCGCGACGAGAACGCGGCGGAAAAGCCCACCAGCGACGAAACACCGGTCAGCGGCGAGCTGGACCTGGAGATCTGGTCGGACAGCTACGACGGCGCGCCTCACCGTGATGCCGAGGCCGAAGCCGAACTCTACGAGTACCGCCAGGCCAGCCTGCACGCCAACGGCACCCTGCGCGACCATCTGCTGTGGCAGGCCGGGCTGTGTTCGTTCAATGAACGGGACGCCGAGATCGCCGCCCATCTCGTCGACGCGGTCAACGAAGATGGCTATCTCGATGATTGGGAAGGCGTGTCCACCCGTCTGCTGGAAATGCCCGGCATCGACACGGACGACATCGACCGGGTTCTGGCGCTGGTACAGGACTTCGATCCGCCCGGCGTCGCCGCGCGCGATCTCTCCGAATGCCTGCGCTTGCAACTGCAGCAGCACGATTGCGACGACGTGATCTGCAGCGCCGCGCTCCGGATCGTTGACAAGCACATGGCCGAACTGGCGCGGCAGGACGAAAATCTGCTGTGCCGCGTTACCGGGCTGGATCGGGAACGCCTGCAACAGGCCGTCGCCGTGATCCAGTCACTGCAACCGCATCCCGGCCGTCCCTACGCCGGCACCGAGCCCGAATACATCGTTCCGGACGTCTTTGTGGTCAAGAAGTCCGGCCGCTGGCAGGTGTCGCTGAATCCGGAAATCGCGCCGCGCGTGCGCATCAATCGCCACTACATGGGCCTGATCCGCCGCGCCGACAATTCCAGCGACCAGCAAACGCTCAAGCAGCACCTGCAGGAAGCCCGTTACTTCCTGAATTCATTGAAAAGTCGCAATGAAACGCTGTTGCGCGTCGCAACCCGGATCATCGAGGAACAGCGGGCCTTTCTGGACTATGGCGACGAAGCGATGCGGCCGCTGGTGCTGCGCGACGTGGCCGAGAATCTGGGTATCCACGAGTCCACGGTTTCGCGCGCGACCGCAAACAAATATATGCTGACGCCGAGAGGTTTGTACGAACTCAAGTACTTCTTCTCAAGCCACGTTCGAACCACACAAGGAGGCACCTGCTCTGCGACCGCGATCCAGGCCATGATCAAGCGCCTGGTCGGCCAGGAAACTCCTGACAAACCGCTCTCCGATGCGACACTGTCGACCCTGCTGCTGAAGGATGGCATCCAGGTCGCCCGACGGACCGTCGCGAAGTATCGGGAAGCACTGGGAATCCCGGCCGCCCACGAGCGCCGCCGCATGGCCTAA
- the lptB gene encoding LPS export ABC transporter ATP-binding protein: MQAERSPADAAARSGSLLEAHHLLKRFKKRTVVRDVSMSVRAGEIVGLLGPNGAGKTTSFYMMVGLIAADGGRIELDGEDITHLPMHTRARRGLGYLPQEASVFRKLSTADNIRAVLEVRKDLDAAGRKDELERLLQEFRIEHIRDGLGQSLSGGERRRVEIARALAANPRFILLDEPFAGVDPIAVKDIHSIITQLQRHGIGVLVTDHNVREMLGICSRAYILAEGEVIAEGDPATIERDERVRRVYLGEDFRL, translated from the coding sequence ATGCAAGCCGAGCGCTCCCCTGCCGACGCCGCTGCCCGGAGCGGCTCCTTGCTCGAAGCCCATCACCTGCTCAAGCGCTTCAAGAAGCGCACGGTGGTTCGCGATGTATCAATGAGTGTGCGCGCCGGTGAAATCGTCGGCCTGCTCGGCCCCAACGGCGCCGGCAAGACCACCTCGTTCTACATGATGGTGGGCCTGATCGCGGCCGACGGCGGGCGCATCGAGCTCGACGGCGAAGACATCACCCATCTGCCGATGCACACTCGCGCGCGCCGCGGCCTGGGCTATCTGCCGCAGGAAGCCAGCGTGTTCCGCAAGCTGAGCACCGCTGACAACATTCGTGCCGTGCTGGAGGTCCGCAAGGATCTCGACGCGGCGGGACGCAAGGACGAGCTCGAACGCCTGCTGCAGGAATTTCGCATCGAACACATCCGCGACGGACTGGGTCAGTCGCTGTCCGGCGGTGAGCGCCGCCGGGTCGAGATCGCCAGGGCACTGGCGGCGAACCCGCGCTTCATCCTGCTCGACGAACCGTTCGCGGGCGTGGACCCGATCGCCGTCAAGGACATCCACTCGATCATCACGCAATTGCAGCGCCACGGGATCGGCGTGCTGGTCACGGATCACAATGTGCGGGAAATGCTGGGAATCTGCTCGCGGGCCTACATTCTTGCCGAAGGCGAAGTGATCGCCGAAGGCGATCCGGCCACGATCGAGCGTGATGAGCGGGTGCGACGCGTCTATCTGGGAGAAGACTTCAGGCTCTGA
- a CDS encoding LptA/OstA family protein: protein MTRASRFGLLLLLALSLGGIAPACWAQQAAETPVSAAAAPGYQRPTGPIDIEAQSADILRDGRAIYRGDVKVSARDFNLSGDELELRQLDNRQFVIVVTGAPARFAHNGGVGKEAPPVDANAQRIEYDSRNGVLQLTGEVRLLRGRDRLTTDILRYDLNERRIQASGGTSGQVRITLDPATLEQDTKDKQP from the coding sequence ATGACCCGAGCGAGTAGATTCGGCCTCTTGTTGCTGCTGGCGCTGTCGCTGGGAGGCATCGCTCCGGCTTGTTGGGCACAGCAGGCTGCCGAAACGCCGGTCAGCGCCGCTGCCGCGCCGGGCTATCAGCGGCCAACCGGACCGATCGACATCGAAGCGCAAAGCGCAGACATCCTGCGCGACGGCCGGGCCATCTACCGAGGGGACGTCAAGGTCAGCGCACGGGACTTCAATCTGTCCGGCGACGAACTGGAACTACGCCAGCTCGACAATCGCCAGTTCGTGATCGTGGTCACCGGTGCTCCGGCTCGCTTCGCGCACAACGGCGGCGTCGGCAAGGAGGCGCCGCCGGTGGACGCCAACGCGCAACGCATCGAGTACGACTCGCGCAACGGCGTCCTGCAACTGACCGGCGAGGTGCGCCTGTTGCGCGGCCGCGACCGCCTGACCACGGATATCCTGCGGTACGATCTCAACGAACGTCGAATCCAGGCCAGCGGCGGCACCAGCGGTCAGGTGCGGATCACCCTGGACCCGGCGACGCTCGAACAAGACACCAAGGACAAACAGCCGTGA
- the lptC gene encoding LPS export ABC transporter periplasmic protein LptC, with protein sequence MPKRPAPLFAFAITVALLGLTWVSVKRPAAQSTALDADRPRYYLDNTEWVRYDANGNPEQRVRTQRIVMLADDSARLTELTVDQLGGEQGPWVLRAPTGYSPPDSRRLLLENTVTIEGHWPGDPPLKLETQQMWVDPEVHQIYTETPVSIAGVARSANANGMRADWDADRVQLQGNVKVRYDPSE encoded by the coding sequence ATGCCGAAGCGTCCCGCCCCGCTGTTCGCCTTCGCCATTACCGTCGCCTTGCTGGGCCTGACCTGGGTATCGGTGAAGCGACCGGCCGCGCAGAGCACAGCGCTCGACGCCGATCGCCCACGCTACTATCTCGACAATACCGAATGGGTACGCTACGACGCCAACGGCAACCCGGAACAACGCGTACGCACCCAACGCATCGTAATGCTTGCCGACGATTCGGCGCGCCTCACCGAACTCACCGTGGACCAGCTTGGCGGCGAGCAGGGGCCGTGGGTTCTGCGCGCGCCCACAGGCTATTCACCGCCGGATTCGCGGCGCCTGCTGCTGGAGAACACGGTGACGATCGAGGGACATTGGCCGGGCGATCCGCCGCTGAAACTGGAGACACAGCAGATGTGGGTCGACCCGGAGGTGCATCAGATCTACACCGAAACCCCGGTATCCATTGCCGGCGTGGCCCGCTCCGCCAACGCCAACGGCATGCGCGCGGATTGGGACGCCGATCGGGTTCAACTGCAGGGCAACGTCAAGGTGCGCTATGACCCGAGCGAGTAG
- a CDS encoding KdsC family phosphatase, with amino-acid sequence MNRLDTAELQRRAARIRCLFLDIDGVLTDCKLYLGPDGLELKAVDVKDGLGIKLAMKAGIEVAIISGRPSPAMRRRFESLGVRHLRLSTEDKLPAFEEIRTLLGLEADQCAAMGDDLPDLPLLRRCGLALTVADAHRSALSAAHWVSTRRGGDGAVREACDLLMDARGQSDAAGTVGAG; translated from the coding sequence ATGAATCGGCTCGATACCGCAGAACTGCAACGCCGCGCGGCCCGCATCCGCTGCCTGTTCCTGGACATCGACGGCGTGCTGACCGACTGCAAGCTGTATCTCGGGCCGGACGGCCTCGAACTCAAGGCCGTGGATGTCAAGGACGGGCTTGGCATCAAGCTGGCGATGAAGGCCGGCATCGAGGTGGCGATCATCTCGGGACGGCCCTCGCCCGCGATGCGGCGCCGCTTCGAATCGCTGGGCGTTCGCCATCTGCGTCTGTCCACCGAAGACAAGCTTCCCGCGTTCGAAGAGATTCGAACCCTACTCGGACTCGAAGCCGACCAATGTGCCGCCATGGGCGATGATCTGCCGGACCTGCCGCTGCTGCGACGCTGCGGTCTCGCGCTGACGGTGGCCGATGCGCACCGTTCCGCTCTGTCGGCCGCCCATTGGGTCAGCACGCGGCGCGGCGGCGACGGCGCCGTGCGCGAAGCCTGCGACCTGCTGATGGACGCGCGCGGCCAATCGGACGCGGCCGGCACCGTGGGTGCCGGTTGA